In one window of Plasmodium cynomolgi strain B DNA, chromosome 13, whole genome shotgun sequence DNA:
- a CDS encoding ATP dependent RNA helicase (putative) — protein AILFFHINDESKIKNLLLRENIANNLIETNFQRVEHIISMFTEASDYAYSTICRRKKIYDYFDETPDTCADIDVFDCEDNCGVCFYVKKYDMYLCANCDNCASYLGGIRGGGTDAASLLKKDSRNGVAATLPRSNVPHAVPIDQGIDLSAELKTLLSCISSLRGRTGVGVICKVLVKSKEACIVKKGYHNIKEYGDGAHKSTSWWSAFLKVARNDKYVKETLVYSKDVSYLSVGVTPKGEAFIKADGQRYTVKLPFFLIDKEKKPKSGKGAKKANGFKSANGFGSANGFKSANEPSGHLYDERASQRNRGSSFGTGFTHRERKDYLRRDEKQLEGEPLSPVLSTTHRSVSHQAEGVYPITQASVERNNAIPENKYQYFNTDKNQCHREHQYKEEKLTEEKINDSIMKILLRTRIIEARQQNIPPFQLISDKPLKDICHKRLTSVHLIRKHVDNISPVCPNSFLEKLISGIRGFCLLHDLDTNINLNTASQNVGSAEPIDRGISSLNKFSNLISSFQYDNKRERLGGDSSLQRAPSREIRSGPYAGGGMGSSLAHSGVTHGGVVHSGVTHGGVTHGGASHSGVSRHYAPREEETPSFQSRHFKGGPKTDMKIGVSDSCTSYPRGERNHPSGHLIGGAKPLLEFETNRPQSDLIEKRSAKETTLSPFCTTSEATNQLHLFSGDDKNRLMDFFEDDFKFVKEPNKWGGSQLEGNQLGGNQLGGNQLRGNQLEANPNGSLLDSRRARQAPIGLSNYTFQDDMWRGGNAAQPMQIAHGAAKPNEGMIPSNRIDAITHLSTPREYANGGARTGPSAWESPPGDPCMESFRIRKTTGENHVDVLNDKKKKFDLIDSFSYDYKKKQDEDNLGMLPGGHGGVSSFQDLKRRRF, from the coding sequence gctattttattctttcacATAAATGATgaatcaaaaataaaaaatctcTTGCTGAGAGAAAATATCGCAAATAATTTGATCGAAACAAACTTTCAACGAGTTGAGCATATAATCAGTATGTTTACGGAGGCATCCGACTATGCTTACTCTACCATCTgtcgaaggaaaaaaatatatgactaCTTTGATGAGACTCCGGATACGTGTGCAGATATAGACGTTTTCGATTGCGAGGATAACTGCGGTGTCTGCTTTTATGTGAAGAAATACGACATGTACCTTTGTGCCAACTGCGACAATTGTGCTAGTTACTTGGGGGGGATTCGGGGCGGCGGCACAGACGCCGCCTCTCTGCTGAAGAAGGACTCCCGTAACGGGGTGGCTGCTACTCTACCCAGGAGCAACGTCCCCCACGCAGTGCCCATCGACCAAGGAATAGACCTCTCCGCGGAACTGAAGACGTTACTCAGCTGCATTTCCTCCCTTAGGGGAAGAACAGGAGTAGGAGTTATTTGCAAAGTGCTCgtaaaaagcaaagaagcaTGCATAGTTAAAAAGGGCTATCACAACATTAAGGAATATGGAGATGGGGCACACAAAAGCACCAGTTGGTGGTCCGCTTTTCTTAAAGTCGCCAGGAATGACAAATATGTAAAAGAAACGTTGGTCTATAGCAAGGATGTGAGTTACCTCAGTGTAGGTGTAACACCCAAGGGGGAGGCGTTTATTAAGGCTGATGGGCAAAGGTACACCGTTAAGTTGCCCTTCTTTTTGATTgacaaggagaagaagccaaAGTCTGGCAAAGGAGCGAAGAAGGCAAATGGGTTCAAAAGTGCAAATGGGTTCGGAAGTGCAAATGGGTTCAAAAGTGCAAATGAACCCTCTGGTCATTTGTATGATGAAAGGGCTAGTCAGCGGAACAGGGGCAGCAGCTTCGGGACGGGTTTCACCCACAGAGAAAGGAAAGACTATCTACGCAGGGATGAAAAGCAGTTGGAGGGGGAGCCACTTTCCCCTGTCTTGAGTACTACTCACCGTAGTGTATCCCACCAGGCGGAAGGAGTCTACCCGATAACACAAGCAAGCGTTGAAAGGAACAACGCTATCCCGGAAAACAAATATCAGTATTTCAACACGGACAAGAATCAATGCCACAGGGAACATCAATacaaggaggaaaaactaacagaagaaaaaataaatgactctattatgaaaatattacttAGGACAAGGATTATAGAAGCTAGACAACAGAACATCCCCCCCTTTCAGCTAATATCCGACAAGCCCTTAAAGGACATTTGCCACAAACGACTCACATCTGTGCATCTGATTAGAAAGCATGTCGATAACATTTCTCCCGTTTGTCCTAactcctttttggaaaagcTCATTTCAGGCATCAGAGGTTTTTGCTTGCTACACGATTTAGATACGAATATAAATCTGAacacagctagccaaaatgtggGTTCAGCTGAACCCATCGATAGGGGGATATCCAGTCTGAACAAGTTTTCCAACCTAATTTCGTCCTTTCAGTATGACAACAAGAGGGAAAGGCTTGGGGGGGACTCCTCCCTCCAGCGCGCCCCCTCCAGGGAGATAAGAAGCGGTCCCTATGCAGGTGGGGGGATGGGGAGTAGTCTCGCCCACAGTGGCGTCACCCACGGGGGAGTTGTTCACAGTGGCGTTACCCACGGGGGAGTTACCCACGGAGGAGCTTCTCACAGCGGAGTTTCCCGCCACTACGCGCccagggaggaagaaacgcCCTCCTTCCAAAGTAGACACTTTAAGGGTGGCCCAAAAACGGACATGAAAATCGGTGTGAGTGATAGTTGCACTTCCTACCCCCGTGGAGAAAGGAACCATCCCAGTGGGCACCTCATAGGGGGGGCGAAGCCTCTCCTCGAATTTGAAACAAACCGCCCACAAAGTGATCTCATCGAGAAACGTAGCGCAAAGGAAACCACACTGAGCCCCTTTTGCACCACCTCGGAGGCGACCAACCAGCTGCACCTTTTTAGCGGCGACGACAAAAATAGGCTGATGGATTTTTTCGAAGACGattttaaatttgtaaaaGAGCCCAACAAGTGGGGCGGTAGCCAGTTGGAGGGTAACCAGTTGGGGGGTAACCAGCTGGGGGGTAACCAATTACGGGGTAACCAGTTGGAGGCCAATCCAAACGGTTCGCTCCTGGACAGCAGAAGGGCACGACAAGCCCCCATCGGCTTGTCCAACTATACCTTCCAGGATGACATGTGGAGAGGGGGGAACGCAGCGCAACCCATGCAGATCGCCCACGGAGCGGCCAAGCCAAATGAAGGAATGATTCCATCCAACCGAATTGATGCCATTACCCATTTGAGCACCCCGAGGGAATACGCAAACGGAGGTGCACGGACAGGCCCAAGTGCGTGGGAATCACCCCCAGGTGACCCCTGCATGGAATCCTTCCGCATTAGGAAAACTACAGGGGAGAATCACGTCGATGTCTtaaacgacaaaaaaaaaaaatttgatttgATCGATTCATTTTCATAtgactataaaaaaaaacaggacgAAGATAACCTGGGAATGCTCCCCGGCGGCCACGGTGGCGTTTCGTCCTTTCAGGACTTAAAACGAcgaagattttaa